A genomic stretch from Chitinophaga lutea includes:
- a CDS encoding DUF4838 domain-containing protein, translating to MKPLLSICCLLAASFPGHCGDITLVAGGRSDYHISLAPDAGAHGKKAAAVLMRYVEAVSGVKLAVKEEAAAGEKSLRVTYDKNMQPERFRINVEGTSLVITGGPGKGVLYGAYAFVEQLLGCRKWDGGPAYTPSKNTVVVPGNVRVNEAPAFRYREVYMPAACTDAEYLDWHRLHRFEDLWGLWGHSFNKLVPAGTYFKQHPEYFSLVNGTRKATQLCLSNEAVFDITVAALKQRMTEQPDALYWSISPNDDVGYCECDRCAAVDKREGGPQGSLVQFVNKVAARFPDKIFTTLAYTYSAQPTLHLRPAPNVYVMLSNIEVYRSRPLDRESSAAAFRSRLNGWYAKTPNIFIWDYCTQFTNYLTIFPNIATLQPNMQFLKKQQVAGVFEQGSGYTYSELAELKGHLAARLLWSPDADVEQLKSEFLTGYYGRAAGPIIEYLALLDQAAALQPKLDIYGNPVNEYNTFLSPMHMDKYSQLLDKAEAAVEGNATLHERVERIRLTQEYVYLQQARFYGIEQHGIFERQGNGWIVRPGLADRIRRFTANSKAAGVKELSEGGPSPDAYAKEWEKILADGVRSNKALRATVHLQSAPAPEYPAKGPQTLTDGNPGYTDFSYNWLCFYGEPLSAVVDLGKPVAFTNVSLTFLEDARHWIFRPSKMQVWVSDDGKNYRSLGVVNNVMPEEDYTVQRLQYRFDHKGGGSARYLKLTADNWPQLPEWRFRAHKKAMIACDEVWVE from the coding sequence ATGAAACCGCTATTGTCCATCTGCTGCCTGCTTGCGGCATCGTTTCCCGGCCACTGCGGCGACATCACGCTGGTAGCGGGCGGGCGCAGCGATTACCACATCAGTCTCGCGCCTGACGCAGGTGCGCACGGGAAAAAAGCGGCGGCTGTTTTGATGCGGTATGTGGAAGCCGTGTCCGGCGTAAAACTGGCGGTGAAAGAAGAAGCGGCGGCAGGTGAAAAATCATTGCGCGTTACGTACGATAAAAATATGCAGCCGGAGCGTTTCCGGATCAACGTGGAAGGAACATCGCTGGTCATCACGGGTGGGCCAGGAAAAGGCGTCCTTTACGGTGCTTACGCTTTCGTTGAGCAATTGCTCGGCTGCCGCAAATGGGATGGCGGGCCCGCTTATACGCCTTCGAAGAACACGGTCGTTGTGCCGGGGAATGTTCGGGTTAATGAGGCGCCGGCATTCCGCTACCGCGAAGTGTACATGCCGGCGGCCTGCACGGATGCAGAGTACCTCGACTGGCACCGTCTTCACCGGTTCGAAGACCTCTGGGGGCTCTGGGGACATTCCTTCAACAAACTGGTGCCGGCGGGTACTTATTTCAAACAGCATCCTGAATATTTTTCGCTGGTGAACGGTACGCGCAAAGCCACACAGTTGTGTCTGAGTAACGAGGCCGTTTTCGATATCACCGTGGCCGCTTTGAAACAGCGGATGACGGAGCAGCCCGATGCATTATACTGGTCCATCAGCCCTAACGACGACGTGGGCTATTGCGAGTGCGACCGGTGTGCCGCTGTGGATAAACGCGAAGGCGGCCCGCAAGGCTCACTGGTGCAGTTCGTCAATAAAGTGGCGGCACGCTTTCCGGATAAGATATTCACCACGCTGGCCTACACTTACTCTGCGCAACCCACCCTGCATTTACGGCCCGCGCCGAATGTGTATGTGATGTTGAGCAACATCGAAGTATACCGCAGCCGCCCACTTGACCGTGAAAGCTCCGCAGCGGCTTTCCGCAGCCGCCTCAATGGCTGGTACGCTAAAACCCCCAACATTTTTATCTGGGACTATTGCACCCAGTTCACGAACTATCTCACCATCTTCCCGAATATCGCCACGCTGCAGCCCAACATGCAGTTCCTGAAAAAACAGCAGGTGGCAGGTGTGTTCGAACAGGGCAGCGGCTATACGTACAGCGAACTCGCGGAACTGAAAGGGCATCTCGCAGCCCGGCTGCTATGGAGCCCGGATGCAGACGTAGAGCAATTGAAATCGGAATTCCTGACAGGTTACTACGGCCGTGCCGCCGGTCCGATAATAGAATACCTGGCGCTGCTGGATCAGGCCGCCGCGCTGCAACCGAAGCTGGACATTTACGGCAACCCCGTCAACGAATACAACACTTTCCTCTCTCCCATGCACATGGACAAATACAGCCAGCTGCTCGACAAAGCGGAAGCTGCCGTGGAAGGGAACGCCACGCTTCATGAACGCGTGGAGCGCATCCGCCTGACGCAGGAATATGTGTACCTGCAGCAGGCCCGTTTTTACGGCATCGAACAGCATGGCATTTTTGAACGGCAGGGAAACGGGTGGATAGTGAGGCCCGGACTGGCGGACAGGATACGCCGATTCACCGCCAACAGTAAAGCAGCCGGCGTGAAAGAACTGTCTGAAGGCGGCCCGTCGCCGGACGCGTATGCAAAGGAATGGGAGAAAATACTGGCAGACGGCGTGCGGAGCAACAAAGCCCTGCGCGCCACCGTGCACCTTCAGTCGGCACCGGCGCCCGAATATCCCGCGAAAGGGCCGCAGACCTTGACAGACGGCAATCCCGGCTATACGGATTTCAGTTATAACTGGCTCTGTTTTTATGGAGAGCCTTTATCGGCTGTGGTGGATCTGGGAAAGCCCGTTGCATTTACGAACGTTTCGCTGACTTTCCTGGAAGATGCGCGGCACTGGATATTCCGGCCGTCAAAGATGCAGGTATGGGTGTCTGACGACGGCAAAAATTACCGCTCGCTCGGTGTGGTGAATAATGTAATGCCGGAGGAGGATTATACGGTGCAGCGGCTGCAATACCGTTTTGATCACAAAGGCGGCGGAAGCGCCCGGTACCTGAAACTGACGGCGGATAACTGGCCGCAGTTACCGGAGTGGCGCTTCCGTGCTCATAAAAAAGCGATGATCGCCTGTGATGAGGTGTGGGTGGAATAG
- a CDS encoding tetratricopeptide repeat protein, whose translation MNHRMIYVFCLGLMLTAADVSAQRKGLLSSDQLLTMALEETNEHHNYEKAISLCRKALEQSPGYPDVKLLLGRLYLLTRQPAAARLEWLEVLKKQPPNTEALAYLINLENSLGRGKEAICYIDMALEQDPLNKELLFKKHGLLTEFHQTNAADEVLTILNSHYGNDAKVRAMREAAAQEKERLARAALQPEEKPAPPPDPKLVVLDRLETALVAARKRNNHHETRAVAEKILAEAPGNRDAFLAIINSYHQQQQYEPALRWLNKALSRFGSDEDLLRRKTGLLQELHRYDEAAVTARQLLQKNANSRNLQAFRDIQLQRAAAYDRAGDYAAAGALIDTLLQYAPADTMLLFKKAGLLEAGQRYEEAAAITRQLLQSAPAHQRYQQAYAEQLLATARQQLRNNAPDKAKPLLETSLRYAPANPEAWTSLINLENSTGNVTNAIALCDSALAVLGPNDDIRMKKSALLQAANRLPEAYAISGELLKAAPGNHELQQMYAEQLAAHGRQLQQAQAWDSALIAYRKAYAYQPGDTLLVQQIVNSFLALHQYDSAIAYADRGLQLQPAHETLLMKKAAALEAQQNYKAAAATVAMQLEARPGDKYLRDYYNRLRGKTYRNQAGIIHLQSIYDNGSRPANVTALQYLRFHEKGSIGGRVSYADRAAGSGVQLEAETYYTHNKKYYSYGILGWSPSDVFPKFRAGYSLFHNLGREWEAELGARYLKTDSASNYAAVWSAAKTWGAYWANLRGYVITEDGNWYHAYVLTNRFYMNEQQDFIALTLSLGNTPDDRSRNYQFNQQATFLAGGAGIGFQKTFAYRTTMGVFGNWTYQRLTNDRHYNQFDIYLTLLRKF comes from the coding sequence GCTGGAGCAGTCGCCTGGATACCCTGATGTAAAACTGCTGCTGGGAAGGCTGTACCTGCTCACCCGCCAGCCCGCGGCGGCAAGGCTGGAATGGCTGGAGGTGCTGAAAAAACAGCCGCCCAACACGGAAGCGCTCGCTTACCTCATTAACCTTGAAAACAGCCTCGGGCGCGGAAAAGAGGCCATCTGTTACATCGATATGGCGCTGGAACAGGATCCGCTGAACAAGGAACTGCTCTTTAAAAAACACGGCCTGCTCACGGAGTTCCATCAAACCAACGCCGCAGACGAGGTGCTGACGATACTGAACAGCCATTACGGCAACGACGCGAAGGTGCGCGCGATGCGGGAAGCGGCGGCACAGGAAAAGGAACGCCTGGCCCGCGCGGCCCTGCAGCCTGAAGAAAAACCGGCGCCCCCGCCGGACCCGAAACTTGTGGTGCTCGACCGGCTGGAAACCGCACTGGTTGCCGCACGCAAAAGAAACAATCATCACGAAACAAGGGCGGTGGCGGAGAAAATACTGGCAGAAGCGCCGGGCAATAGAGATGCCTTCCTCGCCATCATCAACAGTTATCACCAGCAGCAGCAATACGAACCGGCGCTCCGCTGGCTCAACAAAGCGCTCTCGCGTTTCGGCAGCGACGAAGACCTGCTTCGCCGGAAAACCGGTCTGCTGCAGGAGTTGCACCGGTACGACGAAGCGGCCGTTACAGCCCGCCAGCTTTTACAGAAAAACGCGAACAGCCGCAACCTGCAGGCCTTCCGCGACATCCAGCTGCAACGCGCGGCGGCATACGACCGTGCGGGCGATTACGCCGCGGCCGGCGCCCTGATCGATACACTGCTGCAATACGCACCGGCAGATACGATGCTGCTGTTCAAAAAGGCCGGCCTGCTCGAAGCGGGACAGCGGTACGAAGAAGCGGCCGCGATCACAAGGCAACTGCTGCAATCGGCGCCTGCCCATCAACGCTATCAACAGGCTTATGCGGAACAGCTGCTCGCCACCGCGCGGCAACAACTGCGGAACAATGCGCCGGATAAAGCGAAACCGCTGCTCGAAACATCACTGCGCTACGCGCCAGCCAATCCGGAAGCATGGACCAGTCTCATCAACCTCGAAAACAGCACCGGCAACGTAACAAACGCCATTGCGCTGTGCGACAGTGCCCTGGCGGTGTTGGGCCCCAACGACGATATTCGCATGAAAAAATCCGCGCTGCTGCAGGCGGCGAACCGCCTGCCGGAAGCGTACGCGATTTCGGGGGAACTGCTGAAAGCCGCACCAGGCAACCACGAACTGCAACAGATGTATGCCGAACAGCTGGCCGCCCATGGCCGCCAACTGCAGCAGGCGCAGGCGTGGGACAGTGCGCTGATTGCCTACCGTAAGGCGTACGCTTATCAGCCCGGCGATACATTGCTGGTACAGCAGATCGTCAATAGTTTCCTCGCTTTACATCAATACGACAGCGCGATAGCTTATGCCGACAGGGGACTGCAATTACAGCCCGCACATGAAACGCTGCTCATGAAAAAAGCAGCCGCCCTCGAAGCGCAGCAGAATTATAAAGCCGCTGCCGCAACGGTAGCGATGCAACTCGAAGCGCGGCCCGGAGACAAATACCTGCGCGATTATTACAACCGCCTGCGCGGTAAAACCTACCGCAACCAGGCGGGCATCATTCACCTGCAAAGTATCTACGATAACGGTAGCCGGCCCGCCAATGTCACGGCTTTGCAATACCTTCGTTTTCATGAAAAGGGCAGTATCGGCGGCCGGGTGAGTTATGCGGACCGCGCGGCCGGCAGCGGTGTGCAGCTGGAGGCCGAAACGTATTATACCCACAATAAAAAGTACTATTCTTACGGTATTCTCGGCTGGTCGCCGAGCGACGTGTTCCCGAAATTCAGAGCGGGTTATTCGTTGTTCCATAATCTGGGCCGCGAATGGGAAGCAGAGCTGGGTGCGCGTTACCTGAAAACCGACAGCGCGTCGAACTACGCCGCCGTATGGTCTGCCGCCAAAACATGGGGCGCGTACTGGGCCAATCTGAGGGGATATGTGATCACGGAAGACGGCAACTGGTATCATGCATATGTACTGACGAACAGGTTTTACATGAACGAACAGCAGGACTTCATCGCCCTTACCTTGTCGCTCGGCAACACGCCCGACGACAGGAGCCGCAACTACCAGTTCAACCAGCAGGCCACATTCCTGGCGGGAGGCGCGGGCATCGGGTTCCAGAAAACATTTGCTTACCGCACCACCATGGGCGTGTTCGGCAACTGGACGTACCAGCGCCTCACCAACGACCGGCATTACAATCAATTCGATATTTACCTGACGCTGCTGCGCAAATTTTAA
- the thiL gene encoding thiamine-phosphate kinase, which produces MEERTEINDLGEFGLIDYLTRNIEIYNASTILGVGDDAAVIDHFGKQTVISTDMLVEGIHFDLMYTPLKHLGYKSVIVNLSDIYAMNATPTHITMSLAFSNRFSLEALNEFYEGVYAACEKYKIDLIGGDTSTSQKGFVISVTAIGEVAPDKFVKRSTAQKGDLLCVSGDLGAAFLGLTLLEREKKIFLENPQVQPDLENQTYVIGRQLKPEARHDIISFLAAKEITPTSMMDVSDGLSSEILHICQQSKLGCVLYEEKIPVADDSRQLAMQLGLDPTACALSGGEDYELIFTMKQEDYDKITLNEEIAVIGYMTEPEAGSHIITRSGNKHTITAQGWNAFK; this is translated from the coding sequence CCTCACCCGGAACATTGAAATATACAACGCCAGCACCATCCTGGGTGTGGGCGACGATGCCGCCGTAATCGACCACTTCGGCAAACAGACGGTGATTTCTACCGACATGCTGGTGGAAGGCATTCACTTCGACCTGATGTATACTCCCCTGAAACACCTGGGCTACAAATCGGTGATCGTGAACCTGTCGGACATCTACGCCATGAATGCCACGCCCACTCACATCACCATGAGCCTGGCCTTCTCCAACCGTTTTTCACTGGAAGCGCTCAACGAATTTTACGAAGGCGTGTACGCGGCCTGCGAAAAATATAAGATAGACCTCATCGGGGGCGATACCTCCACCTCCCAAAAAGGCTTCGTGATCAGCGTAACCGCCATCGGCGAGGTAGCGCCCGATAAATTCGTGAAACGCTCCACCGCGCAGAAAGGCGACCTGCTCTGCGTGTCCGGCGACCTGGGCGCGGCCTTCCTCGGCCTTACCCTGCTGGAAAGGGAAAAGAAAATATTCCTGGAAAACCCGCAGGTACAGCCGGACCTGGAGAACCAGACCTACGTGATCGGCCGGCAGCTGAAACCCGAAGCCCGCCACGATATCATCTCTTTCCTGGCGGCGAAGGAAATCACGCCCACCTCCATGATGGACGTCAGTGACGGCCTCAGCTCCGAAATACTGCACATCTGCCAGCAAAGCAAATTAGGCTGTGTGCTGTATGAAGAAAAGATTCCCGTGGCCGACGACAGCCGCCAGCTGGCCATGCAACTCGGCCTCGACCCCACGGCCTGTGCTTTGAGCGGCGGGGAAGACTATGAGCTGATCTTCACCATGAAGCAGGAAGACTACGATAAAATAACACTCAATGAAGAAATTGCCGTGATCGGCTATATGACCGAACCGGAAGCTGGTTCCCATATCATCACCCGCAGCGGCAACAAACATACCATCACTGCGCAGGGCTGGAACGCTTTTAAGTAA